In Chthonomonas sp., a single genomic region encodes these proteins:
- a CDS encoding aspartate 1-decarboxylase — protein MRLSQILKAKLHHARVTYANPDYVGSIEVDRAVLDAAGIVDGELVHVWAVDHDARIITYVFGGVSGVVGLNGGAARFFQPGDRVIIAAFDLTDEPIEPKMLLLDEENRIVKHLEPFRTELQEKLPVY, from the coding sequence ATGCGGCTCTCACAGATTCTTAAGGCGAAGCTTCATCACGCGCGCGTAACCTATGCAAACCCCGACTACGTGGGCAGCATTGAGGTCGATCGTGCGGTTCTCGATGCTGCGGGCATCGTGGATGGCGAATTGGTGCACGTGTGGGCTGTCGATCACGACGCTCGGATTATCACCTACGTCTTCGGGGGCGTTAGCGGGGTCGTTGGGTTGAACGGCGGCGCAGCGCGGTTTTTCCAGCCGGGCGACCGGGTGATCATCGCGGCCTTCGATTTGACCGATGAGCCGATTGAACCCAAGATGCTCCTGCTGGACGAGGAGAACCGCATCGTCAAGCACCTGGAGCCCTTCCGCACCGAACTGCAGGAAAAGCTCCCGGTCTACTAA
- a CDS encoding S-methyl-5'-thioadenosine phosphorylase, whose protein sequence is MANAPLAEIGIFGGSGFYSLLDNVKEVKIDTPYGPPSDSLFLAELNGRKVAFLPRHGRRHTIPPHKINYRANVWAMRRVGVKAVISPCAAGSLQQHVKPGDFVVCDQFVDRTTGRIDTFFDGPIVSHVSPADTYDPVLRKLAVETIRAHGIECHDGGTVVVVQGPRFSTKAESKWFTDAGWQVINMTQYPEAYLCRELGMAVVNIALITDYDAGLVADTEAVNAHSVLEIFNQNSERIRNVVIDLVGKFPKDLDALGARETLQFSRGDGHAASEFDIRLFE, encoded by the coding sequence ATGGCAAACGCACCGCTCGCCGAGATCGGCATTTTCGGAGGCTCAGGCTTCTACAGTCTTCTTGATAATGTCAAGGAGGTCAAAATCGACACTCCTTATGGCCCCCCGAGCGACTCGCTGTTTCTGGCCGAGCTGAACGGACGTAAGGTCGCCTTTCTTCCCCGCCACGGTCGCCGCCACACGATCCCGCCGCATAAGATCAACTACCGCGCCAACGTGTGGGCCATGCGCCGCGTAGGCGTCAAAGCCGTCATTTCGCCGTGCGCTGCAGGCTCACTCCAGCAGCACGTCAAGCCAGGCGACTTCGTCGTTTGTGACCAATTCGTCGATCGCACCACCGGCCGCATCGACACTTTCTTTGATGGTCCGATCGTTTCCCACGTTTCTCCCGCCGACACCTACGATCCCGTCCTGCGCAAGCTGGCAGTCGAGACCATCCGGGCCCACGGCATCGAGTGTCACGACGGCGGAACTGTGGTCGTCGTTCAAGGCCCGCGATTCAGTACCAAGGCGGAGAGCAAGTGGTTCACCGACGCCGGATGGCAGGTCATCAACATGACCCAGTACCCTGAGGCGTATCTCTGCCGAGAACTGGGCATGGCGGTCGTCAACATCGCATTGATCACCGACTACGACGCGGGTCTGGTTGCCGATACCGAGGCCGTGAATGCACACAGCGTCCTGGAAATCTTCAATCAGAACTCGGAGAGGATCCGCAACGTGGTCATCGATCTGGTTGGCAAGTTCCCCAAGGACCTCGACGCACTCGGAGCTCGAGAGACACTGCAGTTCAGCCGCGGCGATGGACATGCGGCTTCTGAGTTCGATATCCGTCTCTTTGAATAA
- a CDS encoding HEAT repeat domain-containing protein: protein MTTPWSILAVSSMLASQTQPAARLDLGTYSVGPDKVPVTFPLAGLDGPGGAYAEFGNLRFPLRADGALMGGRMADGGWGEFAKGFSSYRDASEGTITWKTKVFLFTRGELIAKRGPANYSFRRGVIEPFQIETIKESLARLGAMVKGQTFGRINLEFDITVDDDAERMELTNDSGPAFGRAFVTDVLESRLNDYNFQAEDGIYRGPYHGVLCIHAGLSDPVPLMSVRSMPVSAVGYYVRSPLADGDRLALTLYASWIRQLTWRAARSGYALPVITGGIDNPFATHARQFVTDAMWPAIMDLGPLGGTGYLARKYPSGQAAGSWASVADDPYSKLPRFNLESTTNWLKNSPDRVSALLDGASEDVVHDGRRMLVPLQKASAITELAAPQYGLKAMGLVVGRTQAAVLFEAESAVPADASLFAAPNVLARMAQADPTPGLRQDDQKRWVFVGDPSQLLRPVPMPPAFDYVDSLPENIRTEGVLRVEKAMDADRGPILVVSERGLYRGGVVWFAGGMPPVINGAARPVIDFWFRASGRDPFAVQIDFANGRRGWLVLGPPVDVPVGAEERGEVTQSVAVESLNTWQRVRVDLSDMLERVGSSAIRTLAITPQPYYEYFERQLVEPATFEISAIRFDSDKSNLSAPAVPPDADLLSMIQRAGAIEPGTATESDIKLLGDLLEVPNRRGTIAAADVLTRVKAPSLVSGLVSALRSGQPWVSITAAKALANQGTDESWSALRRALEIGPFDHTRLGAIQALSGTKDASYVGAISLAYAAKSWRVRRAAVEALASIQTREASIVAITFLREVEPNVRLAVVRTANAGFDLAARRLLYAAVNDPSEEVRASAAIRLLDAVDEEIKLEAMKVVRDESPTVRRRVLDGLAEKPSPAAHALILQSLGDRVADVRAAALRALTKGPKEVGLDDLSPVLDDRDPRVQLELLELMVARNVPISPALRAAWKTSPAPEVREAARPLP from the coding sequence ATGACAACTCCCTGGTCCATTCTCGCCGTCTCCAGCATGCTCGCGAGCCAAACGCAGCCCGCTGCGCGATTGGACCTGGGAACCTACAGTGTCGGCCCCGACAAGGTCCCCGTGACCTTCCCACTCGCCGGACTGGACGGCCCCGGCGGCGCGTACGCCGAGTTCGGGAACCTCCGTTTCCCGCTTCGCGCGGACGGCGCACTCATGGGTGGACGCATGGCCGACGGCGGCTGGGGCGAGTTTGCCAAGGGGTTCAGCAGCTACCGCGACGCGAGCGAAGGAACGATCACCTGGAAGACGAAGGTCTTCCTCTTTACGCGAGGCGAGCTCATCGCCAAACGGGGCCCAGCCAATTACAGTTTCCGTCGTGGCGTGATCGAGCCGTTTCAGATCGAGACGATCAAGGAATCGCTTGCACGACTGGGCGCAATGGTCAAGGGGCAAACCTTCGGCCGGATCAACCTTGAATTCGACATCACGGTCGATGACGATGCCGAGCGGATGGAGCTCACCAACGACTCGGGGCCGGCGTTCGGTCGCGCTTTCGTCACCGACGTGCTCGAATCCCGTCTCAACGACTACAACTTCCAGGCAGAAGACGGGATCTACCGCGGACCGTATCACGGCGTGCTCTGCATTCACGCCGGGCTCTCCGATCCGGTCCCTCTCATGAGCGTGCGCAGCATGCCCGTCAGCGCGGTCGGCTATTACGTCCGGTCTCCGCTCGCTGACGGCGATCGTCTCGCGCTCACATTGTACGCAAGCTGGATTCGCCAGCTCACTTGGCGTGCCGCTCGCTCAGGCTACGCGCTGCCCGTCATCACAGGCGGGATCGACAATCCGTTCGCCACCCACGCCCGGCAATTCGTCACCGACGCCATGTGGCCCGCGATCATGGACCTCGGTCCGCTCGGCGGGACCGGCTACTTGGCCCGGAAGTACCCTTCCGGCCAAGCGGCAGGCAGTTGGGCCAGCGTCGCCGACGATCCTTACTCCAAGCTTCCCCGCTTCAACCTTGAGTCCACCACGAACTGGCTCAAGAACAGTCCAGATCGCGTCAGCGCCCTGCTGGACGGCGCAAGCGAAGACGTGGTCCACGATGGCCGACGGATGCTCGTCCCGCTCCAGAAGGCCAGCGCCATCACGGAGCTGGCCGCGCCGCAGTACGGTCTCAAGGCGATGGGCCTCGTGGTCGGCAGAACACAAGCCGCCGTCCTCTTCGAAGCCGAAAGCGCGGTTCCGGCCGACGCGAGTCTCTTTGCTGCGCCCAATGTCCTCGCGCGCATGGCTCAAGCAGACCCCACCCCTGGGCTGCGACAAGACGATCAGAAGCGCTGGGTTTTCGTGGGCGACCCGAGCCAGCTGCTCCGGCCCGTTCCGATGCCTCCCGCATTCGATTACGTCGATTCGCTCCCCGAGAACATTCGAACGGAAGGCGTGCTCCGAGTCGAGAAGGCGATGGACGCGGACCGCGGTCCGATCCTCGTGGTCAGCGAACGCGGTCTCTACCGTGGCGGCGTAGTTTGGTTCGCCGGAGGCATGCCGCCGGTCATCAATGGTGCCGCGCGTCCTGTCATCGATTTTTGGTTCCGGGCTTCCGGTCGCGATCCGTTCGCGGTCCAAATCGACTTCGCCAACGGTCGTCGAGGGTGGCTCGTGCTCGGTCCGCCAGTGGATGTGCCCGTAGGAGCCGAGGAGCGCGGAGAGGTGACCCAGTCGGTTGCAGTCGAGTCGCTTAACACGTGGCAACGAGTCCGTGTCGATCTCTCTGACATGCTTGAGCGCGTCGGAAGCTCTGCCATCCGTACTCTGGCCATCACGCCGCAACCCTACTACGAGTACTTCGAGCGGCAGCTGGTCGAGCCAGCCACTTTTGAGATCTCTGCGATCCGATTCGACTCCGACAAATCTAACCTCTCTGCCCCAGCCGTGCCACCGGACGCTGATCTTCTCTCGATGATCCAGCGGGCAGGTGCGATCGAACCAGGGACCGCGACCGAATCCGATATCAAGTTGTTAGGTGATCTTCTCGAAGTCCCCAATCGCCGCGGAACTATCGCCGCTGCCGATGTACTCACGCGCGTCAAGGCACCTTCGCTCGTCTCCGGCCTCGTTAGTGCACTTCGATCCGGGCAACCGTGGGTTTCGATCACCGCCGCCAAGGCGCTCGCCAACCAAGGCACCGACGAGAGTTGGAGCGCACTCCGCCGTGCGCTGGAGATCGGTCCGTTTGATCACACTCGCCTCGGTGCGATTCAAGCGCTCTCCGGCACCAAGGACGCGAGCTACGTCGGGGCGATCAGCTTGGCCTATGCCGCGAAGAGCTGGCGAGTCCGGCGCGCCGCGGTCGAGGCGCTCGCCTCCATCCAAACACGTGAGGCTAGCATCGTCGCGATCACCTTCCTCCGTGAGGTTGAACCCAACGTTCGTTTGGCAGTGGTCCGCACCGCCAACGCGGGCTTTGACCTCGCCGCACGGCGCCTTCTTTACGCCGCCGTCAACGATCCCAGCGAAGAGGTCCGAGCTTCGGCCGCCATCCGCTTGCTCGATGCGGTAGACGAGGAGATCAAGCTTGAAGCCATGAAAGTGGTCCGCGATGAGAGCCCAACCGTCCGTCGCCGCGTATTGGATGGCCTGGCCGAGAAGCCAAGTCCCGCTGCCCATGCCCTCATCCTTCAGTCACTGGGGGACCGGGTCGCCGACGTTCGCGCTGCCGCGCTTCGCGCCCTCACCAAAGGCCCCAAGGAGGTCGGCTTGGACGACCTGAGCCCGGTGCTCGACGATCGGGACCCGCGCGTCCAGCTCGAGCTGCTTGAGCTGATGGTCGCGCGCAACGTCCCCATCTCCCCAGCGTTGCGCGCCGCATGGAAAACGAGCCCAGCACCCGAAGTGCGCGAGGCAGCGAGGCCCTTGCCGTGA
- a CDS encoding S41 family peptidase, producing the protein MNPVLKTVTVPLVIASGLFLGYMGRDFQKGDFTMSALTSALRKQEPTKVDPAELFKGAYQDIETSYYRSLDPIELKYHAMEGAMASLGDPHTVFMNPKFTEDFLKETRGSATYAGIGARLSGDTQGAKLATVFKGSPASAGGLQPGDIIVAVGATKVAGMEIDKIVGLIKGPEGTRVKLTILRPSSGKTLQLEIRRERINIPTADGLILPGTRVAYVMVYGFAETTPKQFRSQIQDLDAQGIDGLIIDLRGNPGGLLDSAAEMLGIFTENKLVVRTVGRDYKEEPVYTPMNERMDLAYPVVVLVNEDSASASEIFAGVLRDYRLATLVGEHTYGKASVQRMFNLPDGAAAKVTIAKYFLPSGHDIMRKVDDEGGYISGGLKPDVEVKLNLGPNTMLGNPERDNQLQKALEVIASKR; encoded by the coding sequence GTGAATCCGGTCCTCAAAACTGTAACCGTCCCTCTCGTGATCGCTTCAGGACTCTTCCTCGGCTATATGGGCCGTGACTTCCAGAAGGGCGATTTTACGATGTCTGCGCTCACCTCGGCACTCCGCAAGCAGGAGCCGACCAAGGTCGATCCGGCCGAGCTCTTTAAGGGTGCATATCAGGATATTGAAACGAGCTACTACCGCTCGCTAGACCCGATCGAATTGAAGTACCACGCCATGGAAGGGGCCATGGCCTCGCTTGGAGATCCCCACACCGTCTTCATGAACCCTAAGTTCACGGAGGACTTTCTGAAGGAGACCCGTGGTTCCGCCACGTACGCGGGCATCGGCGCACGGCTCTCAGGCGATACCCAAGGGGCGAAGCTCGCCACAGTTTTCAAAGGCAGCCCGGCTTCGGCGGGCGGACTCCAGCCCGGTGACATCATCGTTGCCGTCGGCGCGACAAAAGTCGCGGGCATGGAGATTGACAAGATTGTCGGGCTCATCAAAGGGCCCGAAGGAACTCGGGTCAAGCTGACCATCTTACGCCCGAGCAGCGGCAAAACCCTGCAGCTGGAAATTCGGCGCGAACGGATCAACATTCCGACCGCCGACGGGCTCATTTTGCCAGGCACTCGCGTGGCCTATGTGATGGTCTACGGCTTCGCCGAGACGACCCCCAAGCAGTTCCGGTCTCAGATCCAAGACCTGGATGCCCAAGGGATCGACGGGCTCATCATTGACCTCCGCGGCAACCCCGGCGGCCTGCTCGATTCCGCCGCCGAGATGCTCGGGATCTTCACCGAGAACAAGCTCGTCGTCCGAACCGTCGGTCGCGATTACAAGGAAGAGCCGGTGTACACGCCGATGAACGAGCGCATGGACCTGGCTTATCCCGTCGTTGTACTGGTCAATGAGGATTCCGCAAGCGCCAGCGAGATCTTTGCAGGAGTTCTCCGCGACTACCGCCTCGCGACGCTCGTCGGCGAACACACCTACGGCAAGGCCTCGGTCCAGCGGATGTTCAACCTCCCCGATGGAGCCGCTGCCAAGGTCACTATCGCGAAGTACTTCTTGCCCAGCGGGCACGACATCATGCGCAAGGTCGATGATGAGGGCGGCTACATCAGCGGCGGACTCAAGCCAGATGTGGAAGTGAAGCTCAACCTCGGGCCAAACACCATGCTGGGCAACCCCGAGCGGGATAATCAGCTTCAGAAGGCACTTGAGGTCATCGCCAGCAAGCGCTAA
- a CDS encoding PEP-CTERM sorting domain-containing protein (PEP-CTERM proteins occur, often in large numbers, in the proteomes of bacteria that also encode an exosortase, a predicted intramembrane cysteine proteinase. The presence of a PEP-CTERM domain at a protein's C-terminus predicts cleavage within the sorting domain, followed by covalent anchoring to some some component of the (usually Gram-negative) cell surface. Many PEP-CTERM proteins exhibit an unusual sequence composition that includes large numbers of potential glycosylation sites. Expression of one such protein has been shown restore the ability of a bacterium to form floc, a type of biofilm.) — MNSQHKALLIVVAMCAAAASQAIIIASDNADHPTYNDGWQLTDNSITGYNPWVQFQAGGGRYIGPSVDGDSRSFGLFNGGGYSVGRPLQVGLSAGFYTVIGRHNVDNSQGFSGFNVKSSVGSTFGAGQILAWGLTPSTGNQKVYLSDGNTINLGVELRGRTLSYSLQFGGGNYTLRVVDVNNLSINGLVSGSFSGSIYSVGFAQFNNGSFQDLLFDRPTFDAVPEPGTMAAMAAALGAFALRRRKR; from the coding sequence ATGAATTCTCAGCACAAAGCGCTGTTGATCGTTGTGGCCATGTGCGCCGCAGCGGCGAGCCAAGCCATCATCATCGCGTCCGATAACGCCGACCACCCGACGTACAACGACGGCTGGCAGCTTACGGACAATAGCATCACCGGCTACAATCCGTGGGTGCAATTCCAGGCAGGCGGCGGACGCTACATCGGCCCCAGCGTCGACGGCGACAGCCGTTCCTTCGGCCTGTTCAACGGCGGCGGTTACTCTGTCGGTCGCCCGCTCCAGGTTGGTCTAAGCGCTGGCTTCTACACGGTCATCGGCCGACATAACGTGGACAACTCCCAGGGTTTCTCGGGGTTCAACGTCAAGTCGTCCGTTGGCTCCACGTTCGGTGCAGGCCAAATCCTGGCCTGGGGTCTGACGCCCTCCACCGGCAACCAGAAGGTCTATCTCAGCGACGGTAACACGATCAACCTTGGGGTCGAGCTTCGCGGTCGAACCCTCAGCTACTCGCTGCAGTTCGGTGGTGGAAACTACACTCTGCGCGTGGTCGACGTGAACAACCTCTCGATCAACGGCCTGGTTAGCGGTTCGTTCTCAGGTTCGATCTACTCGGTGGGATTTGCCCAGTTTAACAACGGCAGCTTCCAGGATCTGCTATTCGATCGACCGACGTTCGATGCCGTTCCTGAACCGGGCACCATGGCCGCTATGGCTGCGGCCCTCGGCGCATTCGCGCTGCGACGCCGCAAGCGATAA
- a CDS encoding RpiB/LacA/LacB family sugar-phosphate isomerase — protein sequence MKLIFGSDHAGHTLRRVLVHTARRDGHECVEVGAMGEDPYDYPDAADDLAPRILSGEFELGVLICGSGIGICIRANRHPGIRAANCWNVESAKLARLHNHANVLCLGERLVEAERAVEILTAFLKAPEDHAERHERRVGKLDAAI from the coding sequence GTGAAACTCATCTTCGGGTCGGACCATGCGGGCCACACCCTACGCCGCGTGCTCGTCCACACCGCGCGGCGGGATGGTCATGAATGCGTCGAGGTCGGTGCAATGGGCGAAGACCCGTACGACTACCCGGATGCTGCCGACGATCTCGCACCGAGAATCCTTTCGGGTGAGTTCGAACTCGGGGTGCTGATCTGCGGCAGTGGCATCGGCATTTGCATACGCGCAAACCGCCATCCTGGTATCCGCGCAGCCAACTGTTGGAATGTCGAATCGGCAAAACTGGCACGTTTGCACAATCATGCAAACGTTTTGTGCCTCGGTGAGCGTTTAGTAGAAGCAGAGCGGGCGGTCGAGATCCTCACCGCGTTCTTGAAGGCTCCGGAAGACCATGCGGAGCGTCACGAGCGTCGGGTCGGTAAGCTCGATGCAGCCATTTAG
- a CDS encoding PDZ domain-containing protein yields the protein MQKGTSKLFAFALGFLAAGAIFTGAVLREKSTNGSIDWGNSANHVVLMADSQSNSVDIPESVYFAKLIELLQAQYVEKPEATEKLAIGAVKGMVVSLQDPLATFMDKTQFEAFANAMHGKFEGIGAELKFEFDPTALEKLKKRLKGEGVEDLDSATLIPNVVVSAIVPGSNAAKAGLKIGDQIIAVDGKTVLSTAMVESLRSEIETVRKSKLDENAMNLRLRSISDRFTNSTTPLRVKDHLTLGATGESTVEWERGTNVFNAKIAKARQTWEPIQERGDAVEVRFFDGADRELASRLDDKKALTIDLRNSTQGSFETLQKMLDLVAPAGVYGEIVTDKNAKPTRLVSQGQRTTPLDLTLIVDKSTRGAAEVFALALQSRKLAKIVGGPTAGEKAIIKTVLLPDGSGYTLPVGEFHPVLDTKVARAEREVRP from the coding sequence ATGCAGAAAGGAACTTCAAAGCTATTTGCATTCGCGCTGGGATTCCTCGCGGCCGGAGCTATCTTCACCGGCGCGGTCCTGCGGGAGAAATCCACCAACGGATCGATCGACTGGGGCAACTCAGCCAATCACGTCGTGCTCATGGCCGACTCGCAGTCAAACAGCGTTGACATCCCTGAGTCGGTTTACTTCGCCAAGCTGATCGAGCTTCTGCAAGCCCAGTACGTCGAGAAGCCGGAAGCGACGGAGAAACTGGCGATCGGCGCAGTGAAGGGCATGGTCGTGAGTCTGCAAGATCCCCTGGCCACCTTCATGGATAAGACCCAGTTCGAGGCGTTCGCCAACGCCATGCACGGCAAGTTCGAAGGGATCGGCGCAGAGCTCAAGTTTGAATTCGATCCGACCGCGCTTGAGAAGCTTAAGAAGCGGCTCAAGGGCGAGGGGGTTGAGGACCTGGACTCGGCCACCCTGATTCCGAATGTCGTCGTCAGCGCAATCGTCCCCGGCAGCAACGCGGCAAAGGCCGGGCTGAAAATTGGGGATCAGATCATCGCTGTAGACGGCAAGACCGTCCTCAGCACGGCCATGGTCGAGTCGCTCCGCTCGGAAATCGAGACGGTCCGCAAGTCGAAGCTCGACGAAAATGCGATGAACCTCAGGCTTCGCAGCATCAGCGACCGGTTCACCAATAGTACGACCCCGCTGCGAGTAAAGGATCACCTCACGCTCGGCGCGACCGGCGAGTCCACGGTGGAGTGGGAACGTGGCACAAACGTTTTCAACGCCAAAATCGCCAAAGCACGCCAGACGTGGGAACCGATCCAGGAGCGCGGCGACGCCGTTGAAGTCCGCTTCTTCGACGGCGCAGACCGCGAACTGGCATCCCGGCTCGATGACAAGAAAGCGCTCACCATTGATCTGCGCAACAGCACGCAAGGAAGTTTCGAGACACTTCAAAAGATGCTCGACCTAGTCGCCCCCGCGGGTGTCTACGGCGAGATTGTCACCGATAAGAATGCAAAGCCAACACGGCTAGTGTCCCAGGGACAGCGCACCACGCCGCTCGACCTGACACTGATCGTCGATAAGTCCACTCGCGGAGCAGCCGAGGTGTTTGCCCTCGCACTCCAATCACGGAAGCTCGCCAAGATCGTCGGCGGCCCAACTGCTGGCGAGAAAGCAATCATCAAAACCGTTTTGTTGCCGGACGGAAGCGGATACACGCTCCCGGTGGGCGAATTCCATCCGGTGCTCGACACCAAAGTTGCCCGCGCCGAAAGGGAGGTGCGCCCGTGA
- a CDS encoding ABC transporter substrate-binding protein yields the protein MRVRVLVALLGCLIALAGCAEPTVQGGKPNPKPVKKLVSLSPSVTEIVAMNMPQMLAGRTAACNFPPTGLEQVPVLATVKPDYEKLAKVAPDLVVYDANLFSDADVTQMKAAAPKANFLPFAAQTVQGYIDWLLELGKLTGTETAMSEYSDKVYGALERARGAAPTPLVRTLVLSGDGPGALFAAGKKSLLADVIRQGGGELLGDDSNRFTALKPEAIVSGDPELILVAGEASTVLKDPRFAATSAVKRNQVYGLNADVLLRAGSRFDKLIEGISRILPAARAAK from the coding sequence ATGCGCGTTCGTGTTCTAGTTGCGCTCCTCGGTTGTCTCATCGCCCTTGCCGGGTGCGCGGAGCCGACAGTACAAGGGGGGAAGCCAAACCCCAAACCGGTCAAGAAGCTGGTCTCGCTGAGCCCGAGCGTCACCGAAATCGTCGCGATGAACATGCCGCAAATGCTGGCCGGACGGACCGCCGCGTGCAACTTCCCGCCCACCGGCTTGGAGCAGGTGCCCGTCCTCGCGACCGTCAAGCCGGACTACGAGAAGCTCGCCAAAGTTGCACCGGACCTCGTGGTCTACGATGCCAACCTGTTCTCGGATGCAGACGTGACGCAGATGAAAGCCGCTGCGCCCAAAGCCAACTTCTTACCGTTCGCCGCGCAGACTGTTCAGGGGTACATCGACTGGCTCCTTGAGCTCGGCAAACTGACGGGCACCGAGACGGCCATGTCCGAATACAGCGACAAGGTCTACGGCGCGCTTGAGCGAGCCCGTGGCGCCGCGCCAACACCCCTCGTTCGCACCCTCGTCCTTTCAGGTGACGGACCCGGCGCGCTCTTTGCAGCGGGCAAGAAGTCGCTGCTCGCCGACGTCATCCGCCAGGGTGGTGGCGAACTCCTCGGCGACGACAGCAATCGCTTTACTGCCCTCAAGCCCGAAGCCATTGTTTCGGGCGATCCAGAACTCATCCTCGTCGCTGGCGAAGCAAGCACGGTTCTGAAGGACCCACGATTCGCCGCGACCTCCGCCGTCAAGCGGAACCAAGTTTATGGTCTCAACGCTGACGTGCTTCTGCGCGCTGGCTCCCGATTTGACAAACTGATCGAAGGGATTAGCCGCATTCTGCCCGCTGCCCGCGCGGCCAAGTAA